In one Amaranthus tricolor cultivar Red isolate AtriRed21 chromosome 8, ASM2621246v1, whole genome shotgun sequence genomic region, the following are encoded:
- the LOC130821750 gene encoding uncharacterized protein LOC130821750: protein MGVTSNGEIDEDVTHRIQTGWLKWRAATGVLCDEKFSSRLKGKFYRVAIRLTLLYGTECWLVMKVFEQMMDVIGMLRGMCGHTMIDKIINQEFREKLGVVPLSAKMRENRLRGFGYVQRKTYDAPERRIEESW from the coding sequence agtaatggggagattgacgaaGATGTTACTCATCGTATACAAacgggttggcttaagtggcgcGCAGCAACCGGGGTGCTTTGTGATGAAAAGTTTTCTagtagattaaaaggtaaattttaccgcgTTGCAATTAGGCTAACTTTGTTGTATGGGACAGAATGTTGGCTCGTAATGAAGGTTTTCGAACAGATGATGGATGTTATAGGTATGCTGAGggggatgtgtgggcacacaatgatagataaaattataaatcaggAGTTTagggagaagttaggggttgTACCTCTCTCTGCAAAGATGCGTGAGAACAGGCTGAGAGGGTTTGGATATGTGCAAAGAAAAACATATGACGCCCCAGAGAGAAGGATCGAAGAATCATGgtag
- the LOC130821752 gene encoding uncharacterized protein LOC130821752 has protein sequence MGGSKAVGPDNIPIEVWRGLGEEGIHWLTNLFNVILRSSRCQKNGGLAHLSHCLKNKGDAQVCRNYRVIKLLSHTMKLWERVIEKRIRRETIIKENQFGFMIGISTTEAIHLLRRLMEKYRERNKDLHLDMYDRVSTNIHTPMGMIESFPIKVGLHQGSALNPFIFTVIMEEISKYI, from the exons ATGGGGGGATCAAAGGCAGTTGGACCTGATAACATTCCcattgaggtgtggaggggtttaggagagGAGGGTATTCATTGgcttactaacctctttaatgtCATCTTGAGGTCTAgtagatgccagaagaatggagggtTAGCACACTTATCCCACTGTTTAAAAAACAAGGGTGATGCACAAGTATGCAGAAACTATAGAGtgatcaaacttctaagccacactatgaaattgtgggaaagagtgattgaGAAAAGAATTAGACGAGAGACAATAATTAAAGAGAACCAATTCGGATTCATGATTGGAATATCAACCACCGAggcaattcatcttttgaggaGATTGATGGAGAAGTATAGGGAGCGAAATAAGGATCTGCATCTG gacatgtatgacagagtGTCGACTAACATACATACACCGATGGGTATGATAGAGTCCTTCCCAATAAAAgtgggactacatcagggatcagcACTAAatcctttcatttttacggtcATAATGGAGGAAATCTCTAAATACATTTGA
- the LOC130820671 gene encoding auxin-responsive protein IAA9-like, which yields MSPPLLGVKGGAQSNDHPLMPSSTCVESGLKEHNYFVLSDCSSVDSSNVSSLSEDNKDTLNFKATELRLGLPGSQSPERDSDLGLLSAPTLDEKPLFPLTPLKDGISSSSQKASVSGTKRGFSDTEANWTFKSSGHDSDAAKPGAVLSSRPGAPQVSMKSGAQQATQKGLEQLPHSNSGNNAPAAKAQVVGWPPIRSFRKNTIATASKNTDPLFVKVSMDGAPYLRKVDLKTYSTYQELSSGLEKMFSCFTLGHFGSNMSETNLKDLLHGSEYVLTYEDKDGDWMLVGDVPWEMFTDTCKRLKIMKGSDAIGLAPRAMEKSKSQNY from the exons ATGTCTCCCCCATTGTTGGGTGTTAAAGGGGGAGCGCAAAGCAATGATCATCCATTGATGCCTTCTTCAACATGTGTAGAATCAGGACTGAAAGAGCACAACTATTTTGTGTTGTCCGATTGTTCCTCTGTTGACAGCTCTAATGTATCGAGCTTGTCCGAGGATAACAAGGATACCCTGAACTTTAAGGCTACTGAGCTCAGACTTGGACTTCCTGGGTCTCAATCTCCGGAAAGAGACTCCGATCTCGGCCTATTGAGTGCCCCAACGCTTGATGAGAAGCCATTGTTTCCCCTGACTCCTTTGAAGGATGGGATCTCCTCATCTTCTCAAAAGGCTTCTGTCTCCGGGACCAAACGAGGCTTCTCTGACACTGAAGCCAATTGGACATTCAAGTCTTCAGGTCATGATTCTGATGCTGCAAAACCGGGGGCTGTCCTATCATCGAGGCCTGGGGCCCCACAAGTCTCAATGAAGAGTGGTGCCCAACAAGCCACTCAAAAGGGTTTGGAGCAGCTGCCACATTCAAACAGTGGCAATAACGCTCCGGCTGCTAA GGCACAGGTTGTTGGATGGCCTCCTATTCGATCATTTCGGAAAAATACTATAGCCACCGCTTCAAAGAATACTGATCCACTTTTTGTCAAGGTTAGCATGGATGGTGCTCCCTATCTGAGAAAAGTCGATCTCAAAACTTACTCAACTTATCAAGAACTTTCTTCTGGCCTTGAGAAAATGTTTAGCTGCTTCACACTAG gTCATTTTGGATCAAATATGAGTGAAACAAATTTAAAGGATCTTCTGCATGGATCAGAATATGTTCTCACTTATGAGGACAAGGATGGTGACTGGATGCTTGTTGGAGATGTACCATGgga GATGTTCACTGATACATGCAAGAGATTGAAGATTATGAAGGGGTCTGATGCAATTGGCTTAG CCCCACGAGCCATGGAGAAATCTAAGAGTCAAAACTATTGA
- the LOC130820672 gene encoding E3 ubiquitin-protein ligase WAVH1-like, translated as MVTGWRKVFCTSIPNDPEPNNTPNHSSNRSPKLGFSKFTFFSSSSSSSPSNSRPQTPKTPTLQCKTAIDETPLKLKSKTPPPSPKSQSPSSFSLLKNSLRFSKLNRCGVCLRNVKTGQGTAIFTAECSHTFHFPCISDLAANSNGVILSCPLCGSQWKETPYLAATQKSKPVKNSSLIDLKLYDDDETLVTHVSSIQFNSIPESEEENEPDEDEFPGFFPISPQPKIPVNFNNGVQVKIAPESAVIAVGRNYETYAMLLTITAPPFTATNCRPSVDIVVVLDIRFEMNTKKFNSLKRSMKGIISSLSSNDRLSMVAFSSTPKRLLPLKRMTPSGRRTARRIIDAINVVSSEGKYSRNDAFKKAIKVIQDRKEKNPSASIIFMDGQNEERENRDGLIVSSTRFSEIPVHMFKINENFPEEEFVKSVNNFIRVGLMDVRVQFGLETGSIAGEIMAVYSCTGRPGLLGSGLVKLGDLYSSETRELLVEIKVRANSIGSHHVLSVRSYHKDPSSCKQVMNGGDQSLIVPPPQTVRSSDPKIQRLRSLFVMTRAVAESMRLLTEKNDFAGAERLLGSARAVLSQPSLKVVEVYRRQVEAELIEVRWRRQARHEERMKRGGSGCCVVDENGEPLTPTSAWKAAERLAKVAMMRKNLNRVSDLHGFEDARF; from the coding sequence ATGGTTACTGGATGGCGAAAAGTTTTCTGCACTTCCATTCCTAATGACCCAGAACCAAATAACACCCCAAATCACTCCTCAAATCGTAGTCCTAAACTGGGTTTTTCGAAATTTACATtcttctcctcttcttcttcatcttctccTTCAAATTCTAGACCTCAAACTCCTAAAACCCCTACTCTTCAATGCAAAACCGCCATTGATGAAACTCCATTGAAGCTTAAATCCAAAACCCCTCCACCTTCTCCTAAATCCCAATCACCTTCCTCTTTTTCCCTCCTTAAAAACTCTCTGCGTTTCTCGAAGCTTAATCGTTGTGGTGTTTGTCTTCGTAATGTCAAAACTGGTCAAGGAACCGCCATTTTTACTGCTGAATGTTCTCATACTTTTCACTTTCCTTGTATTTCCGACCTTGCTGCTAACTCTAATGGTGTTATTTTATCTTGCCCATTATGTGGATCACAATGGAAAGAAACTCCTTATCTTGCTGCTACCCAGAAAAGTAAACCCGTAAAAAATTCATCCCTAATTGATCTTAAACTCTACGATGACGACGAAACACTTGTAACCCATGTATCGTCGATTCAATTCAACTCAATCCCCGAATCCGAAGAAGAAAATGAGCCCGATGAAGATGAATTTCCTGGGTTTTTTCCAATCTCTCCTCAACCTAAAATTCCCGTCAATTTCAACAATGGAGTACAAGTAAAAATCGCACCAGAGTCAGCAGTTATCGCTGTTGGTCGAAATTACGAGACATACGCAATGCTTCTCACCATAACAGCCCCACCTTTTACGGCAACAAATTGTCGTCCTTCGGTGGATATTGTGGTGGTTCTAGACATCCGATTTGAAATGAATACAAAAAAGTTCAACTCCCTAAAAAGATCGATGAAAGGAATAATTTCTTCACTTTCTTCCAATGACCGTCTTTCCATGGTGGCATTTTCATCAACCCCTAAGAGATTGCTGCCGTTAAAGAGAATGACACCTTCTGGAAGAAGAACAGCTAGAAGAATTATCGACGCCATTAATGTTGTTTCATCTGAAGGTAAATACTCTCGAAACGACGCGTTTAAGAAAGCTATTAAAGTAATACAAGACCGTAAAGAGAAGAACCCTTCTGCGTCGATCATTTTCATGGACGGTCAAaatgaggagagagaaaatagaGATGGATTAATTGTTTCATCAACCCGGTTTTCCGAAATTCCGGTTCATATGTTTAAAATCAATGAGAATTTTCCCGAAGAAGAGTTTGTTAAAAGTGTCAATAATTTTATACGCGTTGGTTTAATGGATGTTAGGGTTCAGTTCGGTTTAGAAACCGGTTCAATAGCGGGGGAGATAATGGCGGTTTATTCTTGTACGGGTAGACCGGGTTTACTTGGGTCCGGTTTAGTAAAACTTGGAGATTTATACAGTTCTGAGACGAGGGAATTATTAGTTGAGATTAAAGTTCGGGCAAATTCAATTGGGTCCCACCATGTATTATCCGTCAGATCTTATCACAAAGATCCGTCATCTTGTAAGCAGGTAATGAACGGTGGAGATCAATCTTTGATCGTTCCGCCTCCTCAGACCGTCCGATCTTCAGACCCTAAAATCCAACGGTTGAGAAGTCTTTTTGTTATGACAAGAGCTGTGGCTGAAAGTATGAGATTATTAACTGAAAAAAATGACTTTGCTGGAGCTGAACGGCTTCTTGGCTCGGCTCGAGCCGTATTGAGTCAGCCGAGCTTGAAAGTAGTGGAAGTGTATAGGAGGCAAGTCGAAGCAGAATTAATCGAAGTTAGGTGGAGACGTCAAGCTCGACATGAAGAGAGGATGAAAAGAGGAGGGAGTGGGTGTTGCGTGGTGGATGAAAACGGCGAGCCGTTAACTCCAACCTCGGCATGGAAAGCGGCTGAGCGGCTGGCTAAAGTGGCTATGATGAGGAAAAATTTAAACAGGGTTAGCGATTTGCACGGCTTTGAAGATGCTcgcttttga